A window from Brachyhypopomus gauderio isolate BG-103 chromosome 6, BGAUD_0.2, whole genome shotgun sequence encodes these proteins:
- the grinaa gene encoding glutamate receptor, ionotropic, N-methyl D-aspartate-associated protein 1a (glutamate binding) codes for MSQDKPAYPIMGESKSLQSNVYGPPQPDAFGMPPPNYTQAPGGGPYAAPGPYGQPGYPQGAPAFAPGPYPQMPFPQMPYPQGPCTQGPYPQGPYPQSPYQQGPGQPGFGGDHADPMGSPGYHGGDGPPSYYDNDGFANSSWEDKSIRQAFIRKVFLVLTVQLMVTFSFVALFTFSPDIKLFVRQNRWTYYVSYAVFFVALIALSCCGDFRRKHPWNLVALSILTLSLSYMVGMIASFYDTDTVIMAVGITAVVCFTVVLFSLQSKYDFTSCRGVLFVCLIVLLLFSILCIFIRHKILHIVYASLGALLFTCFLAVDTQLLLGNKKLSLSPEEYVFAALNLYTDIINIFMYLLAIVGRSRE; via the exons ATGTCCCAGGACAAGCCCGCCTACCCTATAATGGGGGAGAGCAAATCTCTTCAAAGTAATGTCTACGGCCCACCCCAGCCTGATGCCTTTGGGATGCCTCCACCCAACTACACGCAGGCTCCAGGTGGGGGTCCATACGCAGCTCCAGGGCCGTACGGCCAGCCGGGTTACCCCCAGGGAGCACCAGCATTTGCCCCCGGACCCTATCCGCAGATGCCCTTCCCACAAATGCCATACCCTCAGGGTCCATGCACTCAAGGTCCATACCCACAGGGGCCATACCCACAAAGCCCCTATCAGCAGGGCCCTGGACAGCCTGGCTTCGGTGGGGACCATGCTG ATCCTATGGGCAGCCCAGGTTATCATGGTGGAGATGGGCCCCCTTCTTACTACGACAACGATGGCTTTGCTAACTCTAGCTGGGAGGACAAGAGCATTCGACAGGCCTTCATCAGAAAG GTGTTCTTGGTCTTAACCGTTCAGCTGATGGTCACATTCTCCTTTGTTGCTCTCTTCACCTTTTCACCTGATATCAAACTGTTTGTGAGACAAAACCGGTGGACGTACTATGTGTCCTACGCCGTCTTCTTTGTGGCCCTCATTGCGCTCAGCTGCTGTGGAGATTTTCGCCGCAAACACCCGTGGAACTTGGTGGCACTG tccattCTGACTCTTAGCCTGTCCTACATGGTGGGGATGATTGCCAGTTTCTATGACACAGACACGGTCATCATGGCTGTAGGCATcactgcagtggtgtgtttCACTGTGGTGCTTTTCTCCCTGCAG AGCAAATATGACTTCACTTCCTGTCGGGGTGTGCTGTTCGTCTGCCTCATTGTGCTCCTCCTCTTCTCAATCCTCTGCATCTTCATTCGCCACAAGATCCTCCACATCGTCTACGCCTCTCTGGGGGCCCTGCTCTTTACCTGT TTCTTGGCTGTGGACACTCAGCTTCTCCTAGGCAACAAGAAGCTGTCATTAAGCCCAGAGGAGTACGTGTTTGCTGCGCTAAACCTCTACACTGACATCATCAACATATTCATGTACCTCCTGGCTATAGTGGGCCGCTCCAGGGAGTGA